A genomic window from Triticum urartu cultivar G1812 chromosome 7, Tu2.1, whole genome shotgun sequence includes:
- the LOC125521244 gene encoding uncharacterized protein LOC125521244, with protein sequence MATKAPEPPTVLDSDWIEASMSAAPSFRSSPLRRLVHVKACQIAKPPPLLRPCNRRRPPWQPEARSFAATATSMDPDRRLGVPRRQALTYSEPFPRSSDLPASSVAAIRPATPARAVPICRQLHPASASSARSPPWRTEPLRRSGARHQACRRQVPRRRQPFPPSAALYLTPPLLFLLFRDEDSSARLLVRVDRHTAPGLLSLERQQTQSPPPSRATAHG encoded by the exons ATGGCCACCAAAGCGCCCGAGCCTCCCACAGTGCTCGATTCAGATTGGATCGAGGCCTCCATGAGTGCAGCCCCGAGCTTCCGATCGAGTCCCCTCCGCCGCCTCGTCCACGTCAAAGCCTGCCAGATCGCCAAACCACCGCCTCTGCTGCGTCCCTG CAACAGGAGACGACCACCATGGCAGCCCGAGGCACGGAGCTTCGCCGCGACAGCGACCTCCATGGACCCCGACCGCCGACTCGGAGTTCCTCGCCGCCAAGCTTTGACCTACTCGGAGCCGTTCCCCAGGTCGTCGGACCTCCCTGCAAGTTCCGTCGCCGCCATCAGACCTGCTACCCCTGCACGCGCGGTCCCTATTTGTCGCCAGCTTCACCCTGCCTCTGCTTCGAGTGCGCGGTCGCCGCCTTGGAGAACCGAGCCCCTGCGTCGATCTGGCGCTCGCCATCAAGCCTGCCGTCGCCAAGTCCCACGTCGCCGGCAGCCATTTCCGCCGTCCGCCGCTCTGTACCTCACGCCCCCGCTGCTGTTTCTGCTTTTCAGAGACGAGGACAGCAGCGCTCGCCTGCTCGTACGTGTTGACCGCCACACCGCGCCTGGGCTGCTTTCCCTCGAGCGCCAGCAGACCCAATCCCCTCCACCGAGCCGGGCCACGGCCCATGGGTGA